A single Salminus brasiliensis chromosome 20, fSalBra1.hap2, whole genome shotgun sequence DNA region contains:
- the LOC140541736 gene encoding protein sidekick-2 isoform X1: MVSPFWISAQMSCPVWLLLFSYSIRITPSESELVFSTLPKDNVGILNSPLMLHCAVYDSSPQRVLPVKWEKDHGGLGAGVIQMSNGSLFFAQLQEGDLGGYICSAKKGNKQIRTTVTVNKAYLENVFFNPQSQSTKEGQDVFFQCVSGDSSPPANISWLKNGKAVTKGTQIQGQYGGGSQRKTSGTLHLVNTTKADRGIYVCLTNNPLLNISKESTAATLTVRGVSVGLEITQSPKNLTVPAETEAALHCIVQGFPAPAVQWFKDDQMLPNTSRWDLQDDGQLLVFEKVLPEDEGFYHCEANNEMERLRSQPAYLLPAVMDWTFILQPVNKTVRKGDSVTLSCRPPHSRPPAQVSWFRNNRLLRPRPHLSMELAGDLLFHSVQETDRGYYFCRASNSHLQRAVTSRKIFLDVLAPPSVTIWPLVVTSTVGAEVLIQCQVSGHPVPSIEWTKQGRSLRTGGKVTIGVRNSTLYIASVRIYDEGFYTCAASNSVGQDKKTTTLHLAAAKPVIVSFMGSVNMSEGATIILPCRAVGNLPLKYTWSKSALHTPLTLSSRIHTDDNGTLHISSALQSDAGEYYCTAENNVGQDSRKAFITVLSADPGEDVSSASPGLRPDEPANPTTYKSLRLSTDKEKPIHQLPNTTTVDVYVKDSPTHSINVSTPLIAYTTRTDQEGMGIREKLQVRPHKPVGSYSKPPETNMQNRQPAKTASTDAPANPIAQHPDQPTLDPSLNVQAQTAYTQSSEKISQLPDHLSSSSVAQALHGLTQTHIFTGHSINTITTTSPLEVYQNWSHPTKQLTATKASQTNNTELVETVKKNTSKAPMKTTDNNARIKKKTHSWLPVLEKHDIPIVVGVGVSLAFIFITMAFYSLFRKNDPETKPTGRAALRGLGGPCRHGERLAIERTYDNKAFEDDNMVAVIEQSPNTSETRAHPPASSPSTLLMEPSYDDVHEDVQPNQDLPVIVETHPEPSEEDQFETSFDEGKVTPSPQSDIQLHCMEDWRSRDFGQCQDAPSPPPPNPPATQEEGLRSSLTLQTSEPCATPVHHSINISHGSSPLLLSHCVSLGMTSVAVDVHFYPSASSSGGPNGSSAFGAPGPQGSSRFERDQMAPSAHHGK, encoded by the exons ATGGTGTCTCCTTTCTGGATCTCTGCCCAGATGTCCTGTCCAGTCTGGCTGCTACTGTTTTCCTATTCTATACGGATTACTCCTTCTGAATCTGAACTAG TGTTCTCAACCCTACCCAAGGATAATGTTGGTATTCTGAACAGCCCGTTGATGTTGCATTGTGCAGTCTATGACTCCAGTCCTCAAAGGGTGCTACCCGTAAAGTGGGAGAAAGACCATGGTGGCCTGGGTGCCGGAGTTATTCAGATGTCCAATGGCTCATTGTTCTTTGCCCAGCTACAAGAGGGAGACCTGGGAGGGTACATCTGCAGTGCCAAGAAAGGAAACAAGCAGATCAGAACCACTGTCACAGTCAACAAAGCGT ATTTGGAGAATGTCTTCTTCAATCCTCAGTCTCAGAGCACCAAGGAGGGACAGGATGTGTTTTTCCAGTGTGTGTCAGGGGATAGCTCTCCACCTGCAAACATATCATGGCTGAAGAATGGCAAAGCTGTCACCAAAGGAACTCAGATTCAG GGTCAGTACGGAGGAGGCAGCCAGAGAAAGACCTCAGGCACTTTGCACCTGGTCAATACCACCAAAGCAGACCGAGGCATTTATGTCTGTCTGACCAACAATCCTTTACTGAACATAAGCAAAGAGAGCACCGCTGCCACTCTAACAGTCCGCG GGGTCAGTGTGGGTCTTGAGATCACTCAGAGCCCCAAGAATCTCACGGTTCCTGCAGAAACAGAGGCTGCTCTGCACTGCATAGTTCAAGGCTTCCCTGCTCCTGCAGTGCAGTGGTTCAAAGATGACCAAATGTTACCCAATACCTCTCGATGGGACCTGCAAGATGATGGACAATTGCTTGTGTTTGA GAAAGTTTTGCCAGAAGATGAAGGCTTCTATCACTGTGAGGCTAACAATGAGATGGAAAGACTGAGATCACAGCCAGCGTACCTCCTTCCTGCAG TGATGGACTGGACGTTTATTCTCCAGCCAGTCAATAAAACTGTAAGGAAGGGAGACTCAGTGACCCTGTCTTGCAGACCTCCACACAGCAGACCCCCTGCACAGGTCTCCTGGTTTAGGAACAATCGGCTCCTCCGGCCCAGGCCGCACCTCAGCATGGAGCTTGCCGGAGACCTGCTCTTCCACAG TGTACAAGAGACAGACAGGGGATATTATTTTTGTCGGGCATCTAATTCTCATCTACAAAGGGCTGTAACCTCGAGAAAAATCTTCCTGGATGTTCTAG CTCCTCCATCTGTGACTATCTGGCCCCTGGTAGTGACTTCCACGGTGGGAGCAGAGGTGCTGATCCAATGCCAAGTGTCAGGGCACCCTGTTCCTTCAATAGAGTGGACCAAGCAGGGCCGTTCACTGAGAACAGGAGGCAAAGTTACTATAGG AGTAAGAAACTCAACTCTTTACATCGCCTCAGTGAGAATCTATGATGAAGGTTTTTACACATGTGCAGCCTCCAATTCTGTGGGACAGGACAAGAAAACCACTACCCTGCATTTAGCTG CAGCAAAGCCAGTCATTGTGTCATTCATGGGGTCAGTGAACATGTCTGAGGGAGCCACGATTATCCTCCCGTGCCGAGCTGTAGGAAATTTACCACTAAAGTACACCTGGAGCAAAAGTGCCCTTCACACTCCTCTCACACTTTCATCACGgatacacactgatg ACAATGGAACCCTACACATCTCAAGTGCCCTCCAGTCAGATGCAGGAGAGTATTACTGCACAGCTGAAAATAACGTTGGTCAGGATAGTCGAAAAGCCTTTATCACAGTGTTGTCTG CTGATCCTGGAGAGGACGTGTCATCTGCA TCTCCAGGACTCAGGCCAGACGAACCAGCAAATCCCACCACTTACAAAAGTTTGAGGCTTTCTACAGATAAAGAGAAACCTATTCACCAGTTGCCAAATACCACAA CTGTAGATGTTTATGTGAAGGATTCGCCAACACATTCCATCAATGTGTCTACCCCTTTAATCGCCTATACAACCAGAACTGACCAAGAAGGAATGGGCATAAGAGAAAAACTGCAAGTTAGACCACACAAACCTGTAGGCTCTTACTCCAAACCCCCAGAAACAAATATGCAAAACAGACAGCCTGCCAAAACAGCCAGTACAGATGCGCCTGCTAATCCAATCGCACAACATCCGGATCAGCCAACTCTGGATCCAAGCCTAAACGTACAGGCACAGACTGCATACACCCAGTCCTCCGAGAAAATTAGTCAACTTCCAGACCATTTGTCCTCCAGTTCAGTGGCTCAGGCCCTTCACGGTCTTACTCAGACACATATTTTTACAGGTCATAGTATAAACACTATCACTACCACATCCCCTCTGGAAGTATACCAGAACTGGAGTCATCCCACTAAACAACTTACTGCCACCAAAGCATCACAGACAAATAATACAGAACTGGTTGAAACAGTTAAGAAAAACACCTCAAAGGCTCCTATGAAGACCACTGACAATAATGCCAG GATAAAGAAGAAAACTCATAGTTGGTTGCCTGTGCTTGAAAAACATGACATTCCTATTGTGGTAGGGGTGGGAGTTTCCTTGGCATTTATTTTCATCACTATGGCTTTCTATTCTTTGTTTCGGAAAAACGACCCAGAAACTAAACCCACAGGACGAGCAG cTTTAAGAGGCCTGGGTGGTCCTTGCAGACATGGTGAACGTCTTGCAATTGAAAGAACATATGATAACAA GGCTTTTGAGGATGACAATATGGTTGCAGTTATTGAGCAGAGTCCAAACACTTCTGAGACAAGAGCCCATCCCCCTGCATCCAGTCCATCCACCTTGTTGATGGAGCCCTCTTACGATGATGTTCATGAGGATGTACAGCCCAACCAGGATCTGCCAGTGATAGTAGAGACACACCCCGAGCCCTCTGAGGAGGACCAG TTTGAAACTTCATTTGATGAAGGCAAGgtcaccccctccccccaatcAGACATCCAACTCCATTGCATGGAAGACTGGAGGAGTCGGGATTTTGGACAGTGTCAGGATGCCCCTTCTCCACCCCCACCCAACCCTCCAGCCACTCAGGAGGAGGGCCTCCGCTCCTCGCTGACCCTGCAGACCAGCGAGCCATGCGCCACCCCAGTGCATCACAGCATCAACATCTCCCACGgctcctcccctctcctcctgTCCCACTGTGTGTCCCTGGGCATGACCTCTGTGGCTGTGGACGTTCACTTCTACCCCTCAGCGTCCTCCTCTGGGGGTCCCAATGGCAGCTCTGCTTTTGGGGCTCCTGGGCCTCAGGGCAGCTCTAGATTCGAGCGTGATCAAATGGCTCCTTCTGCTCATCATGGGAAATGA
- the ptgs1 gene encoding prostaglandin G/H synthase 1 — protein sequence MKVNCVLLLFTLLQEWTLCLGEEENSAPATTVNPCCYYPCQNWGICVRYGLDRYECDCTRTGYYGQNCTIPEFWSRVYELVRPSPDFTHYILTHFHWFWDIINKTFVREWLMRIVLTVRSNLIPSPPTYNSKYDYLNWETYSNNTYYTRILPPVPLDCPTPMGAKGKIELPDPKLMVEKFMLRRKFRPDPQGTNLMFAFFAQHFTHQFFKTHNRVGLGFTKALSHGVDAGHIYGDNLERQLSLRLHKDGKLKYQIIKGEVYPPTVAEANVNMSYPQSVPPEQQMAIGQEVFGLLPGLSMYATLWLREHNRVCDILKKEHPTWGDEQLFQTTRLIIIGETIRIVIEDYVQHLSGYYLKLKFDPSLLFRAQFQYQNRISVEFNQLYHWHPLMPEHFFIDGAEISYSQFIFNTSILTHYGVEKLVQAFSTQPAGQIGGGHNIPRVVARVAEGVIKESRELRLRPFNEYRKRFNLKPYTSFSQFTGEKEIARELEELYGDIDALEFYPALLLEKTRPGSIFGESMVEMGAPFSLKGLLGNPICSPEYWKPSTFGGKTGFDIVNSATLERLVCLNTKWCPYVSFHVPPPGSHQQDKSSDSHAEL from the exons ATGAAAG TGAACTGTGTTCTTCTCCTGTTTACTCTGCTGCAAGAATGGACATTATGCCTGGGTGAAGAAGAAAACTCAGCACCAGCCACAACTG TGAATCCATGTTGCTACTACCCTTGCCAGAACTGGGGCATTTGCGTAAGGTATGGGCTGGATCGATATGAATGCGATTGCACAAGAACCGGTTACTATGGACAAAATTGCACTATCC CGGAGTTCTGGTCCAGAGTCTATGAGCTCGTAAGGCCCAGTCCTGATTTCACCCACTACATCTTGACTCACTTCCACTGGTTTTGGGATATCATCAATAAAACCTTCGTGAGGGAATGGCTCATGCGCATAGTTCTTACAG TGCGATCCAATCTAATTCCCAGCCCTCCCACCTACAACTCCAAATATGACTACTTGAACTGGGAGACATATTCCAATAACACCTACTACACCCGAATCCTGCCCCCAGTTCCACTGGACTGCCCAACTCCAATGGGGGCAAAAG GAAAAATTGAGCTTCCAGACCCCAAGCTGATGGTGGAGAAGTTCATGTTGAGGCGGAAATTCAGGCCAGACCCTCAGGGAACTAATTTAATGTTTGCCTTTTTTGCTCAGCATTTCACCCACCAGTTCTTCAAGACACACAATCGGGTGGGGCTTGGCTTTACCAAAGCTCTTAGTCACGGG GTGGATGCTGGACATATATATGGAGATAACCTTGAACGACAGCTAAGCCTTAGACTGCACAAAGATGGGAAGCTGAAGTACCAG ATCATAAAGGGAGAGGTGTACCCCCCTACAGTGGCAGAGGCAAACGTGAACATGAGTTACCCTCAGTCAGTCCCTCCAGAACAGCAGATGGCCATAGGCCAGGAGGTGTTTGGCCTGCTGCCAGGCCTTAGCATGTACGCCACCCTATGGCTGCGCGAGCACAATCGCGTTTGTGACATCCTAAAGAAAGAGCACCCTACCTGGGGAGACGAGCAGCTGTTTCAGACCACCAGACTTATTATTATAG GTGAGACTATTCGAATTGTGATCGAAGACTACGTACAGCATCTGAGTGGCTATTACCTGAAGCTGAAATTTGACCCGTCCCTGCTCTTCCGCGCACAGTTCCAGTACCAGAATCGCATCTCTGTGGAGTTTAACCAGCTGTACCACTGGCACCCACTCATGCCTGAGCATTTCTTTATCGACGGAGCTGAGATCTCTTACTCTCAGTTCATCTTCAACACCTCCATCCTCACACACTACGGCGTGGAGAAACTGGTCCAGGCTTTCTCAACCCAGCCTGCAGGACAG ATTGgaggtggtcataatatccCGCGGGTAGTGGCCAGAGTGGCTGAAGGAGTTATTAAAGAATCCAGAGAACTGCGATTGAGGCCATTCAATGAGTATCGCAAGAGATTCAACCTGAAACCATATACATCATTCTCTCAGTTCACAG GTGAGAAAGAAATTGCACGCGAGTTGGAGGAGCTCTATGGAGATATCGATGCCTTGGAGTTCTATCCCGCTCTGTTACTGGAGAAGACCCGACCTGGCTCTATATTTGGAGAGAGCATGGTGGAAATGGGAGCGCCGTTTTCCTTGAAAGGCCTTCTGGGAAATCCTATATGTTCACCGGAGTACTGGAAGCCCAGTACATTCGGGGGTAAAACAGGATTTGATATAGTCAACTCTGCgacactggagaggctggtttGCCTCAATACCAAATGGTGCCCATATGTGTCCTTCCATGTTCCTCCACCAGGATCTCATCAACAAGACAAATCAAGCGATTCTCATGCTGAATTGTAG
- the LOC140541736 gene encoding protein sidekick-2 isoform X2 has product MVSPFWISAQMSCPVWLLLFSYSIRITPSESELVFSTLPKDNVGILNSPLMLHCAVYDSSPQRVLPVKWEKDHGGLGAGVIQMSNGSLFFAQLQEGDLGGYICSAKKGNKQIRTTVTVNKAYLENVFFNPQSQSTKEGQDVFFQCVSGDSSPPANISWLKNGKAVTKGTQIQGQYGGGSQRKTSGTLHLVNTTKADRGIYVCLTNNPLLNISKESTAATLTVRGVSVGLEITQSPKNLTVPAETEAALHCIVQGFPAPAVQWFKDDQMLPNTSRWDLQDDGQLLVFEKVLPEDEGFYHCEANNEMERLRSQPAYLLPAVMDWTFILQPVNKTVRKGDSVTLSCRPPHSRPPAQVSWFRNNRLLRPRPHLSMELAGDLLFHSVQETDRGYYFCRASNSHLQRAVTSRKIFLDVLAPPSVTIWPLVVTSTVGAEVLIQCQVSGHPVPSIEWTKQGRSLRTGGKVTIGVRNSTLYIASVRIYDEGFYTCAASNSVGQDKKTTTLHLAAKPVIVSFMGSVNMSEGATIILPCRAVGNLPLKYTWSKSALHTPLTLSSRIHTDDNGTLHISSALQSDAGEYYCTAENNVGQDSRKAFITVLSADPGEDVSSASPGLRPDEPANPTTYKSLRLSTDKEKPIHQLPNTTTVDVYVKDSPTHSINVSTPLIAYTTRTDQEGMGIREKLQVRPHKPVGSYSKPPETNMQNRQPAKTASTDAPANPIAQHPDQPTLDPSLNVQAQTAYTQSSEKISQLPDHLSSSSVAQALHGLTQTHIFTGHSINTITTTSPLEVYQNWSHPTKQLTATKASQTNNTELVETVKKNTSKAPMKTTDNNARIKKKTHSWLPVLEKHDIPIVVGVGVSLAFIFITMAFYSLFRKNDPETKPTGRAALRGLGGPCRHGERLAIERTYDNKAFEDDNMVAVIEQSPNTSETRAHPPASSPSTLLMEPSYDDVHEDVQPNQDLPVIVETHPEPSEEDQFETSFDEGKVTPSPQSDIQLHCMEDWRSRDFGQCQDAPSPPPPNPPATQEEGLRSSLTLQTSEPCATPVHHSINISHGSSPLLLSHCVSLGMTSVAVDVHFYPSASSSGGPNGSSAFGAPGPQGSSRFERDQMAPSAHHGK; this is encoded by the exons ATGGTGTCTCCTTTCTGGATCTCTGCCCAGATGTCCTGTCCAGTCTGGCTGCTACTGTTTTCCTATTCTATACGGATTACTCCTTCTGAATCTGAACTAG TGTTCTCAACCCTACCCAAGGATAATGTTGGTATTCTGAACAGCCCGTTGATGTTGCATTGTGCAGTCTATGACTCCAGTCCTCAAAGGGTGCTACCCGTAAAGTGGGAGAAAGACCATGGTGGCCTGGGTGCCGGAGTTATTCAGATGTCCAATGGCTCATTGTTCTTTGCCCAGCTACAAGAGGGAGACCTGGGAGGGTACATCTGCAGTGCCAAGAAAGGAAACAAGCAGATCAGAACCACTGTCACAGTCAACAAAGCGT ATTTGGAGAATGTCTTCTTCAATCCTCAGTCTCAGAGCACCAAGGAGGGACAGGATGTGTTTTTCCAGTGTGTGTCAGGGGATAGCTCTCCACCTGCAAACATATCATGGCTGAAGAATGGCAAAGCTGTCACCAAAGGAACTCAGATTCAG GGTCAGTACGGAGGAGGCAGCCAGAGAAAGACCTCAGGCACTTTGCACCTGGTCAATACCACCAAAGCAGACCGAGGCATTTATGTCTGTCTGACCAACAATCCTTTACTGAACATAAGCAAAGAGAGCACCGCTGCCACTCTAACAGTCCGCG GGGTCAGTGTGGGTCTTGAGATCACTCAGAGCCCCAAGAATCTCACGGTTCCTGCAGAAACAGAGGCTGCTCTGCACTGCATAGTTCAAGGCTTCCCTGCTCCTGCAGTGCAGTGGTTCAAAGATGACCAAATGTTACCCAATACCTCTCGATGGGACCTGCAAGATGATGGACAATTGCTTGTGTTTGA GAAAGTTTTGCCAGAAGATGAAGGCTTCTATCACTGTGAGGCTAACAATGAGATGGAAAGACTGAGATCACAGCCAGCGTACCTCCTTCCTGCAG TGATGGACTGGACGTTTATTCTCCAGCCAGTCAATAAAACTGTAAGGAAGGGAGACTCAGTGACCCTGTCTTGCAGACCTCCACACAGCAGACCCCCTGCACAGGTCTCCTGGTTTAGGAACAATCGGCTCCTCCGGCCCAGGCCGCACCTCAGCATGGAGCTTGCCGGAGACCTGCTCTTCCACAG TGTACAAGAGACAGACAGGGGATATTATTTTTGTCGGGCATCTAATTCTCATCTACAAAGGGCTGTAACCTCGAGAAAAATCTTCCTGGATGTTCTAG CTCCTCCATCTGTGACTATCTGGCCCCTGGTAGTGACTTCCACGGTGGGAGCAGAGGTGCTGATCCAATGCCAAGTGTCAGGGCACCCTGTTCCTTCAATAGAGTGGACCAAGCAGGGCCGTTCACTGAGAACAGGAGGCAAAGTTACTATAGG AGTAAGAAACTCAACTCTTTACATCGCCTCAGTGAGAATCTATGATGAAGGTTTTTACACATGTGCAGCCTCCAATTCTGTGGGACAGGACAAGAAAACCACTACCCTGCATTTAGCTG CAAAGCCAGTCATTGTGTCATTCATGGGGTCAGTGAACATGTCTGAGGGAGCCACGATTATCCTCCCGTGCCGAGCTGTAGGAAATTTACCACTAAAGTACACCTGGAGCAAAAGTGCCCTTCACACTCCTCTCACACTTTCATCACGgatacacactgatg ACAATGGAACCCTACACATCTCAAGTGCCCTCCAGTCAGATGCAGGAGAGTATTACTGCACAGCTGAAAATAACGTTGGTCAGGATAGTCGAAAAGCCTTTATCACAGTGTTGTCTG CTGATCCTGGAGAGGACGTGTCATCTGCA TCTCCAGGACTCAGGCCAGACGAACCAGCAAATCCCACCACTTACAAAAGTTTGAGGCTTTCTACAGATAAAGAGAAACCTATTCACCAGTTGCCAAATACCACAA CTGTAGATGTTTATGTGAAGGATTCGCCAACACATTCCATCAATGTGTCTACCCCTTTAATCGCCTATACAACCAGAACTGACCAAGAAGGAATGGGCATAAGAGAAAAACTGCAAGTTAGACCACACAAACCTGTAGGCTCTTACTCCAAACCCCCAGAAACAAATATGCAAAACAGACAGCCTGCCAAAACAGCCAGTACAGATGCGCCTGCTAATCCAATCGCACAACATCCGGATCAGCCAACTCTGGATCCAAGCCTAAACGTACAGGCACAGACTGCATACACCCAGTCCTCCGAGAAAATTAGTCAACTTCCAGACCATTTGTCCTCCAGTTCAGTGGCTCAGGCCCTTCACGGTCTTACTCAGACACATATTTTTACAGGTCATAGTATAAACACTATCACTACCACATCCCCTCTGGAAGTATACCAGAACTGGAGTCATCCCACTAAACAACTTACTGCCACCAAAGCATCACAGACAAATAATACAGAACTGGTTGAAACAGTTAAGAAAAACACCTCAAAGGCTCCTATGAAGACCACTGACAATAATGCCAG GATAAAGAAGAAAACTCATAGTTGGTTGCCTGTGCTTGAAAAACATGACATTCCTATTGTGGTAGGGGTGGGAGTTTCCTTGGCATTTATTTTCATCACTATGGCTTTCTATTCTTTGTTTCGGAAAAACGACCCAGAAACTAAACCCACAGGACGAGCAG cTTTAAGAGGCCTGGGTGGTCCTTGCAGACATGGTGAACGTCTTGCAATTGAAAGAACATATGATAACAA GGCTTTTGAGGATGACAATATGGTTGCAGTTATTGAGCAGAGTCCAAACACTTCTGAGACAAGAGCCCATCCCCCTGCATCCAGTCCATCCACCTTGTTGATGGAGCCCTCTTACGATGATGTTCATGAGGATGTACAGCCCAACCAGGATCTGCCAGTGATAGTAGAGACACACCCCGAGCCCTCTGAGGAGGACCAG TTTGAAACTTCATTTGATGAAGGCAAGgtcaccccctccccccaatcAGACATCCAACTCCATTGCATGGAAGACTGGAGGAGTCGGGATTTTGGACAGTGTCAGGATGCCCCTTCTCCACCCCCACCCAACCCTCCAGCCACTCAGGAGGAGGGCCTCCGCTCCTCGCTGACCCTGCAGACCAGCGAGCCATGCGCCACCCCAGTGCATCACAGCATCAACATCTCCCACGgctcctcccctctcctcctgTCCCACTGTGTGTCCCTGGGCATGACCTCTGTGGCTGTGGACGTTCACTTCTACCCCTCAGCGTCCTCCTCTGGGGGTCCCAATGGCAGCTCTGCTTTTGGGGCTCCTGGGCCTCAGGGCAGCTCTAGATTCGAGCGTGATCAAATGGCTCCTTCTGCTCATCATGGGAAATGA